In one Nicotiana sylvestris chromosome 8, ASM39365v2, whole genome shotgun sequence genomic region, the following are encoded:
- the LOC138874862 gene encoding uncharacterized protein gives MDLIELDMVEFDVIIGMDWLASCHANVDCRSKTVRFQFPGELVLEWKGNAASSRGKFISYLKARKMIRKGYIYHLVQVRDVEIESPTIQSILVVNEFPDVFPDELPGLPPEREIEFAIDLLPATHPISVPPYRMALVKLKELKELLKEL, from the coding sequence ATGgacctaatcgagttagatatggtagaatttgatgttataataggtatggattggttggcttcttgccatgccaacgttgattgtagatcaaagacgGTCCGATTCCAATTTCCAGGGGAGCTTGTTTTGGAATGGAAAGGTAATGCGGCATCGTCGAGAGGAaaatttatttcctatctcaaggcaaggaagatgatcagaaagggctatatttatcacttagttcaggTTCGGGATGTGGAaatagagtcaccaaccattcagtccatccttgtggttaatgagtttcctgatgtttttcctgatgagcttccgggtcttccgccagagcgagaaattgagtttgctattgatcTACTACCAGCTACGCATCCAATATCtgttcctccctatagaatggccctcgtaaagctgaaagagttgaaggaactaCTAAAGGAATTATAA